From Cryobacterium sp. GrIS_2_6:
GTGATAGATCCACCAGGGATCCGCAATGACTGCCCCGCCCGCCGCTCTGATCTCAGTGACCAGGTTCGGGGGTATGGAGATGGAATCGCCGTTGTTGGCCGTCAGCCACTCCTGCGTCTCCGGCGACAACTTGGTCCACCACTGCTCAATATTCATAGCCACGAGTCTGTCACTCTGCACGGGGCCGCGCTGTCCGTTACAACGGCCGGAGCTCGAGGGGGCCGACGCCGGAGGTCGTTCTTCGCATTGGGTTGAAGTGGCCTCGTGGACGGCCCGCCCCCATTCAGTTCAATGGCTTGGGGTGTCACGGGTGGGGGGCTCTTCGTGCGCCTCTGGCACGGTGGGTGTGGCGGATTGGGGAAAAGGGAAGCTCATTCGGCTTCAATATGGGGATCATACCGATCTCGCCGTGGAGGCGCCGCTGGCTGAACCAGACGCTGTACTCGGCGACGGCGACGGCGGCGGCAATGGCGAACTCGAGGTCGTCGATGCCGCGCCAGGGTCGCGGTTGCGGATCAGCTCGACCTTGAAGAGCGAGTTGAAGGCTTCGGCCATCACCTTGTCGTAACGATCGCCTTTGGACCCAACCGAGGCGACGGCGCCGACGTCGGTGAAGCGATCGGTACGGCGAATGGCTCACCTTGTTCAAGACATGCGCTCGCAAGATCCGCCTGCTGGATGCACCTCGCGTGCGGTGGCCTTGCTTCTGAGTAGTGTCGCGTTGTCGACCCTGCCGGGCAGGATGCCGTTAGTGAGCCGAGAGCGGAGCGAGGTTGAGGTCGGCGGCGGCGAGCACCTCGGCACCCGCATCGCGGAGCGCGGCCATGAAGGCGGCCTGGACGGATACCCCCAGAACCTCGGTGCCCTGGAACTCCAAGTCGGGTGCGGCGCACGCGTCGTGCACGACCGTAACAACGAGGCCGAGGTCGAGCGCGGCCCGGGCGGTCGCGTCGATACACATGCTGCTCATCATGCCCAGGATGACGAGGTGTTCGATGCCCTCGTCCCTAATCAGCTGCTCGAGGCCGGTGCCGATGAAGGCGTTCGGGGAGCCTTTGGTCAAGTGGCGTTCGGTCGCCACCGGCGCTACAAGCGGGTAGATCTCAGCGCCCGCGGTCCCGGGGACGAAGAACGTCGCATCCGGTTCGGTGGCGAGGTGCTGAAAGTGCAGGACGGGGGTTCCGATCGCACGGGCCGTGTCGAGGACGCCCCGGGCGATGACCGCGGCGGACTCACTCCCGGTGAGGGGATATGCGCCTCCGGGGAAGTAGTCGTTCTGGATGTCAATGACCACAATTCCAGTGCTCACACCTTCTCCGCTTCGTTTTTTGTGCCATCTTCCCACATGACTCTCATCGTCACGGGCAGGAACTGACCGTCAAGAACCAGGTCGACGCGCCGGCATCGGTCTGCCGTTTTGCTCACTCGGCTGCACGAACACGCTCGCCTGGACCCGCGAACGGATCTTGACTTGGGGAGGGTTCGTCGCGCGCACAACGGGCCAGCAGGCCGGGATCGCAATTCACCTGCCACTGAACCGTCCGGCCAGCCAGGAATTGCAGGACGGCAGCGCATGGTTTCACTGGGTCAATTCTCACTCGTCTCATTTACCTCCCATTCCCTTCTTCAACACTTACGGTGACCTTCGAATCGTCGCTCCTATATGCCCGGTATTTGGTCTCTACGGTTGCTTCAATTACGGCGACAACACCTCACTGGGCGACGATGTCGTTCTCCGCGGCACAGACGAACCAACCGACACGTCAATAGAGGGTGGCCAGAAATTCCTCAATGGACCTCGCGGCGCACAGAACTGGGAATTCGTTCAACTGCACCGCTACACCTGGGATCCCTTGTATCCGCCCAGTGAATCCATCGCCTTGGGTCAGGCCATGTTCGATGCCCCCGAGCAGCACCTGAACGTCAGATTTGCCTTGGGCCAGACCCTTGTCAATGACTGCCAGACCAATGCTTCGATCAGTGCGGAAGACGAGTTGGTGCTTCTCCTCAACGGCCGTGCCAACGGCACCCCCTACAACTGCAAACCGTGAGGACCATCATGAGAAAACGCACTCGTTTCGGCTTGGCCGGCCTCGCCGCCATCGGCCTGGCAGCACTGGTCGTCGCCAACCTTCCCGGCCACGCGGAAGCGGCCGTGAACTTCAGCGATCCCAGCGTCGGCTTCCGTGACCAAGCCAGCGGCGCATACCTGCGCATCGATCTGGACTCCACGGCTGCTGGAGTGGGCCAGTTCTACTTCAGCGCACCGGGCGTGGGACTCGTCGTCCCCGCGAAGCCGGCGACCCTGGACCCACACAGCGCCCATGACGAGCAGTTCCGCTTCGATGGTGCCGGCACCCAGTATGCCTCGGCTGTGCTGACCAGCGACATCGCCCAACCCGTTCCGAGCGGGGCATCGGGCACGGCAACGATCAAAGTCATCGGTCATGACGACCCGACCGAGCGCACCGCGAACGTGGAAGTCTGGATCAACGGCAAGCACTTCACCCTGAAAGCTGCGCCCGCCCCGCACAACGCCGGCCCCACCCTGACCGCGGTCATCACAGCGCTCAAGGCAACAGACCTGGGTGCGCTCTACGATCTGGGAGACCCGAGCCTGCGAAACGGGCTCACCCGGGAACAGTTCGTCGCCACCATCGGCGCTACCGGCGGCGGCAGCGTCACAGGTTTGACTCCCACAGGCGCCACGACTTACGTCACAACTAGTGCCGGGGCGGACTTCGCGCTCACCCCGATCACCTTCGACTACGTCAAGAACGGTGTTCCCGGTGAAGTCACAGCCCACCTCCGCCTCATCTACACCGGAGGCCAGTGGCGCTACATGACGATGCAACCAGACAACGCGCCCTCGAACTCGGACAGCAACACGCCCGACCCGACCGTGCCCTAGTATCCCAATTGACCAACGCGACGCGGCAAGCAAGGAGAACGATGCGAAGAACGACTCGGTTCCTGAGCGTGGTGACCGCAGCCAGCATGTGTTTGCTCTTGCTGACTGGCTGCGTGCCCGGACAATCCATCGACAGCCTGGCCAAACAACCCGAAGCCGCATTGACCTACCCCGGCAGCACCGATGTCCGCACCAACAATGTCCCAGGGCGGGTTCAATTCGGCCTCGATGGCGGCGACGTGGCCATCACCGGTATATCCGGGACGACAACCCACACGCAACGCGAGGTCATCGCCTTCTACTCGCACGCACTGGCAGCGAACGGCTGGACACAGCCCAGAGACGATCCTCGAGCAGAAACCGCGTCGGGACTGCCCTCTCACTTTATGCAATGGGACAAGACGAAGCCCTACCTCACGTATGTCATCGAAGTCTGGACTGAGGGTGAAACAACGAAGTATTACACGCAGCTGAAATCGCTGCGGTAGTTCGTTTGATTCGCGGTCTGAAAAGGGATGCCACTTCAGATCCAACTCCGGGGTGCAGAAACGTCTGCCGTTCTGAGATAGACCGATCACACCACCGTGGAACGGTCCCGCAAGGGGTTCCGCTTACGGACATGCCAGCCAAGACTTGCGTTCGGTTCGATCCGTAGGATTACGCTCATGCTCCCAACCGCTGAACTCGCAGTGCCGACGGCCGAAGACCTTGAGCTCGTTGAACTCGCAAGAGAGGTCATCGACGCGAACACGGACGCCGGGCCCGATGAAGATGGTGCACACACCATGGGCGCGGCAGTTCGAGACGCCGACGGCTGGCTATGTCAACCCAACTGGGACCCACCTGGGCAATCTAAGCGGGACCCGGAGTCTGATCACCACGAGTGATACTGGTGTATGCGCGTAGAGATTCTTCATATTGATGAGTGTCCGAATTGGATGGAGGCGGGGACGCGGGTGGAGGCGGCGCTGACCGAGTTGGGTCGAGTCGATGTCGAGGTGACGTATCGCCTGCTGACAGATAGCGTCCAGGCCGCGGCGGTCCCGTTTGCAGGCTCGCCGACGTTCCTTCTCGATGGTGTGGATGCGTTCCCGTCGGATGGACGAACCTCCGATCTGGCGTGCCGGGTCTATCGCATTGACACCGGTTTCGCTGGCGTTCCCTCTGTCGCGCAGCTCGTCGAGGCGATCCAGAACCACGCCTGACCCTGGGCTCGTTCCCGCGCCAGGGATGCCACTATCAGCCGCTGATCGTTGCTGTCGCGGCTCGTTGTTTCTGCGTGTGGGCGAGCCGGTAGGAGTCGGTGCCGGTTTCGATGATGGTGCCGTTGAACGTCAGTCGGTCGACGATCGCCGCGCAGAGCCGCGGGTCCGTGAAGGTCTTCGTCCAACCGGAGAACGACTCGTTTGATGCGATCGCGATTGAATTGTTCTCCTCCCTCTCGGTCAGGACTTGAAAGAGGAGTTCCGCGCCTCTTCGGTCGAGTTCCATGTAGCCCAGTTCGTCGATCATGAGCAGGTCGACCCTTCCGTAACGGGCGATGGTCCGGGCGAGGTTCTTCTCGTCGGCGGCTTCGACGAGTTCGTTCACGAGCCGGGTTGCGAGCGTGTATTTGACCCGGAACCCTTTCTCTGCCGCCGCGGTGCCGAGGGCGATGAGTAAGTGCGACTTGCCGGTGCCCGAGTCACCGATGAGACAGAGCGGCTGGCCTCGTCGAACCCAGTCGCCGGTAGCAAGGGTGTTGATCGTGGCCGGATTGATGTTCGAGTTGGCGTCAAAGTCGAAGTCCCCAAGCCACTTATCCCGAGGGAACCCCGCCGCCTTGACGCGGCGAACGGAGGAGCGCCGGTCGCGGTCGTCGCACTCCGCCAACAGCAGCTCCGCCAGGAACCCTTGATAGGAGAGCTGCTCTTTCTGCGCAGTGGTCGTGGCTTCCTCGACGACCGCACGAATTGTCGGAAGGCGAAGCCGCCGACAGGCCTGATCGATGGCTGCATTCGCGGCTTCCTCGGTGAGGCCTCGCCTTCTCCGCAGGATGGTGGTGATGGTTGTCATAGTGGTCATGAACCTGTTCCCTTCTTGACGCTGGGCTCTGTGTCGGGTGTCGTTCGATCGGACATGCGGAGCAGCTGGTCGTAAGCGGCAACGGATGGCAAGGGCCTGGTGTCGGCCGGAAGGCCGGCAATAACGGCGGCCGGGTCCGCGAGACGGCGCTGAGTAAGACTGACCACTCGCCGCTCCGGACCACGAGCTTGATCGGCGAGGTGACGGTCCAACCCGGACCCACCCAAGGCTTCGTGGCGTCGGGCCTCGACCGCGACGACATCGGCGGTGACGGCGCCGACCGTCAGTGCGGCGGTCATGCCGGCGACAACGGCCTGAGCAGCCATCGAACGGTGCAGCAGCAGAACGTCGATCAGGGCTCGGGTGCCACCAGCATCACCATCGGTCTTCCGTGCCGCGGCCCAGAACGCTTCATGAGCTGAGGTGAAGTGACCGGTCGCCCTGGCGTGAGCGAGAGCGGTCGAACCGGGGAAAGCGCCGGGCTTGCGCTGGAGGACCTCGAGGTAATGGTCGAGATTCACGCTCTGCCCGTGCAGTGCGACCACCCGAGGATGCCTGGCAATCACGGTTCGGCCATCAAAGATGACTACTTCCGATGCGCGGAGCGACACCCTCACAGTGCGGCCGATGAACCGGGCCGGGACAGAATACGACGCCATTCGCACCCGGACCAGACTCGA
This genomic window contains:
- a CDS encoding cysteine hydrolase family protein; its protein translation is MSTGIVVIDIQNDYFPGGAYPLTGSESAAVIARGVLDTARAIGTPVLHFQHLATEPDATFFVPGTAGAEIYPLVAPVATERHLTKGSPNAFIGTGLEQLIRDEGIEHLVILGMMSSMCIDATARAALDLGLVVTVVHDACAAPDLEFQGTEVLGVSVQAAFMAALRDAGAEVLAAADLNLAPLSAH
- the istB gene encoding IS21-like element helper ATPase IstB, translating into MTTITTILRRRRGLTEEAANAAIDQACRRLRLPTIRAVVEEATTTAQKEQLSYQGFLAELLLAECDDRDRRSSVRRVKAAGFPRDKWLGDFDFDANSNINPATINTLATGDWVRRGQPLCLIGDSGTGKSHLLIALGTAAAEKGFRVKYTLATRLVNELVEAADEKNLARTIARYGRVDLLMIDELGYMELDRRGAELLFQVLTEREENNSIAIASNESFSGWTKTFTDPRLCAAIVDRLTFNGTIIETGTDSYRLAHTQKQRAATATISG